The segment AGGTGGTGATCTGGAGCCTTACTTTAAGATCAAGGCCGATCAATATCTTATCGACAACAGGCAAAGGCAAAAGGAATTCCTTGAGACGCTGGGTCTTATGGGTGAAACATATGTTACTGCATTTGTAGCAGGTCCTCTTTTCCTGATAGTAGTAATATCGATCGTAGCATTGATGGGTGGAGCAGACTTTATGTTCCTTTATCTGATGGTATATGGTATGATCCCAATTGGAACTCTTATGTTCATAGTTCTTGTCAGTGCAATGACGCCGGAGGAGTGAGAAAATGAAGGATGTAGAGAACACTGGATCTGATGATATTGCTGAAACTGGTGAGATTATCGAAGCCGATGAGCTTACTGAAGCCGATGGGATTGTCGAAGCTGATGAGATTGTTGAAGCCGATGAGATTGCCGAAGATGATGAGCTTGCTGAAGTTGATGAGCTTGCTGAAGTTGATGAGCTTGCTGAAGTTGATGAGCTTGCTGAAGTTGATGAGCTTGCTGAATCCGTTGATCTTGCCGAAGCCGATAATCTTGCTGAATCCGTTGATCTTGCCGAAGCCACTGAGTTTGGTCCAAACGGTGAACCTATTGTAATTCATGAAGCTGAGATCCCGGAAATGGATGAGTTGGAACTCAAAAGGATTGAACAATATGTCATTGATTTAAGGCTTGGAGATTCAAGAAAGAACATTCGCTTGAAAGAATTCCTTAAGGACCCGAAAGATGCATTTTATAGGTATCCTTATTATGCTATGTTATTCAGTGGCCCTGCCGCTCTTTTGTTCATGCTGGTGGGATTCTCGTTCACCTGGGGAACGCCAACTATCGACCATGTGATCTTATTTTCGGTGTGGATATTTATCATCCCGCCAGCAATAACCTATTACAGGAAGCATAAATTTGTCAACAAGGTCGAGGAGTACATGCCAAATTTCCTGCGTGATATTGCGGAAATGAGTAGGGCGGGCCTCACTCTCCCTGCAGCATTAGGTACTGTTGCAAAGGGTGAATATGGTGAAATGACGGATGAGATCAAGAAAATGGATGCATCTGTCTCCTGGGGTATTTCCTTTGAGGAAACCATCGAATACTTCGCAAAAAGAATGAACACTCCCCTTATATCACGTGCTGTAGCTCTGATCACTCAGGCAAGCCGTGCAGGAGGTCGTGTGTCATTTGTACTTGAAGCTGCTGCCAGGGATGCAAGCGAAATAAAGACACTTGAGAGGGAACGTCGTGGTAACATGGCTGTTTACGTAGTGATAAGCTACATTGCTTTCTTTGTGTTCATCTTTGTTATATTGATGCTGACAACTCGCTTTGTTCCGACAATGTACGAAGCAAGTCAGGCTGTGGCAGGTGCATCTGCTGGAGGTTCCTTTATTGGAGGTTTCGATCCCGATGCTTTCATACGTACCCTTTTCCACGCATGTCTGCTACAGGGATTCATGAGTGGTCTGGTTGCAGGACAATTGGGAGAGAATCGCCTTTCAGGAGGTCTGAAGCACTCATTCATAATGACCTTTATTGGCTGGATATGCTTCCTGATCCTATGATGAAAAGATGCTTGTAGTTCAACCAATAAACAAAGAAGTAAGAATATAATCTAAAAATAAATAATATATAGTAAAAAAATAACTTGGGAGAGTTCACTTCTTTAAAAAGGACTCTCGTGCTTTTTCTTTTATAGATGTGAACAGGTCATTTCCCTTTGTGTCAATACCGACAATGAGGGGGCCGAACTCAACGACTTCAAGTTCCCATACTGCTTCAGGCATTCCAAGGTCCAGCCAGTGAACTTGCGGTACATTCTTTATGGAACCTGCTGCAAGTGCTGCACATCCACCGGTGTAAGCAAGGTATATACATTTCCCTTTCAGGCTTTCAGCCACGTTGTTCATGCCACCTTTTCCTACAAGGGCACGGACTTTGAAATGCTCAAGAAGGTCCGGTGTCATCTTTGACATCCTGTCGCTTGTTGTAGGTCCGGCTGCAACGACAATCCATTTTCCTTCTATCTGCTGCATCAGGGGTCCACAGTGGTAAATAGCTGCGCCTTCCAGTTCAAAAGGCAGCTCAAGGCCTTCCTCATGCATTTCAAGGATGCGTGCATGTGCTTCATCGCGGGCTGTCAGGACAGTTCCTGTGAGGTAGACAATATCACCGGCATCGAGTTGTTCGACGTCTTCCTTCTTAAGAGGTGTATTTAGATGATATTCCATTATTCATCACCTCCGAGTGTGACGGAAGCATGCCGGTTTGCCCAGCACTGGATATTAATAGCTACAGGCAGGGATGCTGTGTGGCAGTGAGATGTGTTAAGATGTACTGCAAGAGCAGTGGTATCGCCTCCAAGGCCCATTGGTCCTATCCCCAGTGAATTTATCCTGGAAAGGACTGCCTTCTCTTCATCATTCATGTCATCTACGGTTCGTAAAAGTGAGGATTTAGCAAGCCTTGCAGCTTTGTCGAAAGAACCTCCGATACCGACACCTACGATAACAGGCGGGCATGGTCTCCCTCCGGCATTGAGCACGGTTTCAACAATGAAGTCATCAATGCTTTTAAGCTCGGTGGGGTTCATCATCTTCAGAACGCTCATGTTCTCGGAACCTGCACCTTTTGGGGCTACTGTTATCTTCAGATGCTCTCCTTCCACAAAGTCATATTTGATATCGGGAAGGCCTTCGCCTGTATTGTCACTGCTGTTGTTTCGAGTAAGTGGATCTACAGCATTTGGACGCAATGGGACCTGTTGGGTTGCTATCCTGGTAGCTTCAAGTATCGCTCCCTTAAGGTCAAAATCAATATGCAGGTCCCTGCCTATGTCGACATAAAAAATAAGTATGCCTGTATCCTGGCAGAGGGGAATGCTGTTGTTCCCTGCAATCTCTATGTTCTTAAGGATCGCTTCTATCTGCGATCTTGCAACGTTGCTTGATTCATTTTTTTTTGCTGTTTCAAGAGCTTTTATAACATCATCAGGGAGAAGTGTCTCAGCTTCTTTGATTGTGTCAATAGTGGCCTTAACTACAGCATCATAAGTTATCTTGCCAGTCAAAAAAGATCACCTTAAATGGTGCGGGAGAAGGGATTCGAACCCCCGAACGTCTACACGAGCAGATCTTGAGTCTGCCACCGTTGGCCACTTGGTTACTCCCGCATTTGAGAAATACGTTACCAGAAATAGCAGTATTTGTTATAAACTTATCTATTGTTCATTCGTATGTGCCTTTTTAATTTGAATGAAAGTGCTATTTTGCAGAAAATATGCTTTTCTTTGAAATATACTTATTAAAGAGTAAGTAATTGTAATCTAACGATGACGACAGATATACCTGAAAATAGTGCATCCTTTGACCCGCGCAGGATCGAAGAAAAGAACAAAGAAATGGTTCTGGGCATTTCAGATCGTGGTTGGCATCCAAAACAATTGACGGATAAGTGCAGCCCTGACTATAAGATTCATTTTGGCGGTGAAACACTAGATCTTGAGTCTCTTATGGATTTCATGGAATCCATCCACAAGGCTCTTCCTGATCTTCATTTTGTTGTTAATGATGTTATTGCTGAAGGTGACAAAGTTGTGACCAGGTGGACTGCCAGTGGTACGCATCTGGCTGATTTCCAGGGAGTTCCGCCCACACACAAGCCGGTTACATTTACCGGTATCACGATCACACGTATAGAGGATAGCCTGATCGCTGAGGACTGGGAAGAGGTGGATCAATTAAACTTTGCCCAGCAGTTCGGTGCTTTTTCATCTGATATGCTTTGAGAGGATCTGAATAATACTCAGGTCTTAATGGCATATCTTTTATACAAACAGATACCAGATTAGTTGAAAATGCATGGTCTTATTCCAGACATATAATCCCGGAGAATTCATTTGATAGAAACCAGAATTTTGATTGCCTTTTTCCTTTTGTACTGGGTCATTGTATCGATCCTTGACAAAAAAGGCATACTTGAGCGATATAACATCTCTACCTATGGTCCTGTACTTATGATAAGGACTCTCAGGGGCCAGAAACTGTTGGACTTCCTTGCAAAGCCTAAAAGTGCGTGGAAGTTATTTGCGAATATTGGCATAATCCTTATGTTCATTGGCATGTTCGCCATGTTCCTCATTATAGTTATATCAGATGTTGCCATGCTGTCTTCCATTGGGGATAATACACTTCCTGAACCGGGTAAGTTCAATGAGGCAAGGAACATTTTCCTAATACCGGGTGTAAATGAGTTCATACCTCTTTCCTGGGGTATTATTGCTCTTCTGGTAACACTTGTAGTACATGAGTTCTCACATGCGATCCTGTGTAGGGTAGAAGGCATCAGGGTCAAGTCCATGGGTATCCTGCTTGCTATAGTTCCTATCGGAGGTTTTGCCGAACCGGATGAGGAGGAGCTTTTCGGGGTAAGGGCGGAAGCTGATACTGATCAGGTCACAAGTTCCACTGATGGGCCTATCGAGAGGAAGGTCCTGGGTATAGATAAAAAGCCAGATAATAGCAAAGTGGCCACAAGGGAACAAAGGGCACGGATACTGGCCGCCGGTGTTATGTCCAATTTTATGGTTGCAGCAATCGCATTAATACTTTTGTTCGGTCCTGTCCTTGGAGCGATATCACCTCTTGGTGATGCTATGATAGTTAATGTTACACCTGATTCTTCAGCAGATATTGCAGGACTTCAGGATAACATGGTCATCACCCAGATCGATGATACTCCGGTTGCGAACGTGAACGATATTCTGCTTTATATTGATAATATTGAACCTGGTACTGTGGTGGAGGTGCATGCTGCCAAAGACCGTGTGGTCTCGACCTATGATGTTCAGGTGGCAGAACCCGGCCTACAGGAAGCTAATGGAGTCTTTATAAACAATATTGTTCCGGACTCGCCCGCTGAAGCAGCGGGTATCGAGAAAGGAATGCTTATCATTAACATTGATGGAACTCCAATAAATTCCTCCGATGACTTCGTAGTTTTCATGAGCTCAACAAAGGCCGGTCAGACGATCATGGTAGAGGCTCTGGTGGGCGATGGTCCTGTGGAAGAAGCATCCTCTGCTTTCTTTGAAGTAGAGCTGGCTCCGGGTCAGGATGCCACTTCTGAGAAAGGTTTCCTTGGTGTTTATTATAATGGACTGGAGATAACCTCTCTTGGCCTTACTGTGGGTGAGTTCCCTGCAAAGGCCTACCTTGAAGCCCTGCAGTCAATACCTTCACTGATGACCGGTTTTGTCGGCTGGGTCATTCTTCTGGGACTTCCTATCGTGGGCTTTGCTGGTGAAGGTTTCCCTGGATTTAGTGGCACACTTGCCCAGTTCTATCATCCTGTAGGGTGGGGTGAACCTCTGGGTATCGGTGTGTTCTGGATCGCCAATACTTTGCTATGGGTCGGTTGGCTTAATTTCTATGTTGGCCTTTTCAACTGTCTTCCGGCAGTTCCATTAGATGGTGGTCATGTGTTCAAGGACTATCTCAGGTCCTTTGTTGGCAGGCTCGTATCGGATGAGGGAAGGGCAACAGAGATATCAGCAGCCATAGCCGCAACTTTCACATTTGTGATCCTCATATCCTTCCTGTTCATGATATTCGGACCATATATCGTACATGGGTTCTGATGGCTGCAACAGTTTGGAATACATCAATGGATCAACTATGAATTGATATGAAAACATTATGAAAGTACTATGACACAACAAAACGTGGGAATCTAAGAGGTCGCGAGATGAGATATCCAAAATTCTTGAGTTCGTCGATTGCAGCTTATCTTGCAATGTCGATCTTTGTCGTTCTGTTTTATATGGTGCTTTTCATAAATCTGATGGAATATGAGGGGCAGCATGAATATGCCAATCTGGCAAATTCTATCTATTGGGTTATGGCTTCCGTAACTACAGTTGGTTATGGTGATA is part of the Methanococcoides orientis genome and harbors:
- a CDS encoding type II secretion system F family protein; translation: MKDVENTGSDDIAETGEIIEADELTEADGIVEADEIVEADEIAEDDELAEVDELAEVDELAEVDELAEVDELAESVDLAEADNLAESVDLAEATEFGPNGEPIVIHEAEIPEMDELELKRIEQYVIDLRLGDSRKNIRLKEFLKDPKDAFYRYPYYAMLFSGPAALLFMLVGFSFTWGTPTIDHVILFSVWIFIIPPAITYYRKHKFVNKVEEYMPNFLRDIAEMSRAGLTLPAALGTVAKGEYGEMTDEIKKMDASVSWGISFEETIEYFAKRMNTPLISRAVALITQASRAGGRVSFVLEAAARDASEIKTLERERRGNMAVYVVISYIAFFVFIFVILMLTTRFVPTMYEASQAVAGASAGGSFIGGFDPDAFIRTLFHACLLQGFMSGLVAGQLGENRLSGGLKHSFIMTFIGWICFLIL
- a CDS encoding fumarate hydratase → MTGKITYDAVVKATIDTIKEAETLLPDDVIKALETAKKNESSNVARSQIEAILKNIEIAGNNSIPLCQDTGILIFYVDIGRDLHIDFDLKGAILEATRIATQQVPLRPNAVDPLTRNNSSDNTGEGLPDIKYDFVEGEHLKITVAPKGAGSENMSVLKMMNPTELKSIDDFIVETVLNAGGRPCPPVIVGVGIGGSFDKAARLAKSSLLRTVDDMNDEEKAVLSRINSLGIGPMGLGGDTTALAVHLNTSHCHTASLPVAINIQCWANRHASVTLGGDE
- a CDS encoding FumA C-terminus/TtdB family hydratase beta subunit, producing MEYHLNTPLKKEDVEQLDAGDIVYLTGTVLTARDEAHARILEMHEEGLELPFELEGAAIYHCGPLMQQIEGKWIVVAAGPTTSDRMSKMTPDLLEHFKVRALVGKGGMNNVAESLKGKCIYLAYTGGCAALAAGSIKNVPQVHWLDLGMPEAVWELEVVEFGPLIVGIDTKGNDLFTSIKEKARESFLKK
- a CDS encoding ester cyclase, with product MTTDIPENSASFDPRRIEEKNKEMVLGISDRGWHPKQLTDKCSPDYKIHFGGETLDLESLMDFMESIHKALPDLHFVVNDVIAEGDKVVTRWTASGTHLADFQGVPPTHKPVTFTGITITRIEDSLIAEDWEEVDQLNFAQQFGAFSSDML
- a CDS encoding site-2 protease family protein gives rise to the protein MIETRILIAFFLLYWVIVSILDKKGILERYNISTYGPVLMIRTLRGQKLLDFLAKPKSAWKLFANIGIILMFIGMFAMFLIIVISDVAMLSSIGDNTLPEPGKFNEARNIFLIPGVNEFIPLSWGIIALLVTLVVHEFSHAILCRVEGIRVKSMGILLAIVPIGGFAEPDEEELFGVRAEADTDQVTSSTDGPIERKVLGIDKKPDNSKVATREQRARILAAGVMSNFMVAAIALILLFGPVLGAISPLGDAMIVNVTPDSSADIAGLQDNMVITQIDDTPVANVNDILLYIDNIEPGTVVEVHAAKDRVVSTYDVQVAEPGLQEANGVFINNIVPDSPAEAAGIEKGMLIINIDGTPINSSDDFVVFMSSTKAGQTIMVEALVGDGPVEEASSAFFEVELAPGQDATSEKGFLGVYYNGLEITSLGLTVGEFPAKAYLEALQSIPSLMTGFVGWVILLGLPIVGFAGEGFPGFSGTLAQFYHPVGWGEPLGIGVFWIANTLLWVGWLNFYVGLFNCLPAVPLDGGHVFKDYLRSFVGRLVSDEGRATEISAAIAATFTFVILISFLFMIFGPYIVHGF